The DNA window ATGGTGCTCACCGCGATCCACCTGCCGTTGGCGCTGTGGCTGGTTGTCGGCGTCGCCTACGCGGGCGGCGACTGGCGATCAGACCGGCGGCGAATGGACTTCATCCGGTTCACCGGGGAGTGGCTGATCTACTTCGTCCTCATCGGACTCGGTGGGGGCGTGCTCACGGGCTTCACGGTGAACGCCTTCGCAGCCATCGGCCTGGACGCGGAGGGATTCGTCCAATCGTGGCTGCTGCCGTGCGGCGCCATGGCCGCGGTCATCGTGTCGGCATGGCTGGTGGAGGCCAAGCAGAGCGTCATTGAGAACATGGCGCCGGTACTGACCCGGGTCTTCACGCCGCTCTTCACGGCCGCCCTGCTGGCCTTCCTGGTCGCCGTCGTCTGGACCACCAACGGCATCGACGTCGAGCGCGACGCGCTCATCCTCTTCGACCTGCTGCTCGTCCTCGTGCTGGGCATGCTGTTGTACGCCATCTCCGCCCGCGACCTGACGGCCCGACCCGGCCTCTTCGACCGCTTGCAGCTCGCGCTCGTCGTCAGCGCTCTGATCATTGACGTCCTGGTGCTGGCGGCGATCACGGGCCGGATCACCGAATGGGGCTTCAGCCCCAACAAGACCGCGGCACTGGGCGAGAACCTCGTCCTGCTCGCCAACCTGGCGTGGTCGGCATGGCTGTACCTCGGCTTCGTGCGTGGCCGCATGCCCTTCGCCCGCCTGGAACGGTGGCAGACCCGTTACGTGATCGTGTACGCCGGGTGGGCCTGGGCGGTCGTCCTCGCCTTCCCGCCCCTGTTCGGCTTCGCCTGAGCGGCAGACGCGGCTGTGCCCCCGTGGCTGCGGTCCCACCGCCCCGGTTCACGCGGGTCGAGGCGTCACGGCGGGTGGTGATCCTCGGTCACCGCCGGCTACGCCGCTGACCGCTGAGCCGCAGTGTGTTGCAGACGTCGAAGACACCGGGCACGTCGTAGGCGAGTTCCGCGGCGACCTGCCGCGTCTCCGAGTCGCTCACCACGCCGGTGAGGATGACGACCCGGTTCTGTACGCAGACGCTGATCTGCTGGCGCCGTGTCGTCCAGTCGACGCTCAGCCGCTGCGCGACCAGCGCCTCGATCCGCACGTCCTCGCGGTCCTGCTCGAACTGGTTCGAGGCGTCGGCGAACCAGTTCTCGTCGGGTAGTGGCCAGGGCATGTACACGTGAGCTCCTTGATCGTGGGCGGGCCAGGTCCGGAGTGCTGGCCGTGCTGCCGGATGGCCTTCCGGTGCCGGCGCTGTCTCGTCTCGGATTCACGTGGAGTCGGAGCGTTCTGAGCTGGCGGTGGCGACGACCAGCACCACGGCGATGCCGGCGAGACCGACCTCGATGATCACGGCCAGGAGGTTGAGGGCGTGGGTGTCGACGCCCGCGAGACGGGCGACGATGGTGCCGGCCAGCGCCGCGACGACCCCGACGGCCACGGTCAGCCACATCGGGGCCTCCCGACGTCCTGGGATGATGAGCCTGCCGAGCAGGCCGATGGTGACGCCGACGAGGAGCGCGGTGACGAGGCCGGTGATGGTCATGCGCTCTCCTCAGGTGTCGGTTGTCGCTGCCGGTGACGAGGGTCGGCGTCGATCAGGATCGGGCGGCCGTCGCAGTGGAGGCCGTGTGGCCGGACACCGGGCCCTGGGACAGTTGGGCGAGGGCCTCGTCGCGGCTCTCGAAGACAGGGAAGGCCCGGTCCAGACGCATGGTGTGCAGGACGGTGCGGACGAACCGCGACGGCGCGGCCAGGCACAGCGTGACGCCGCGGTCGCGGGCCTCGCGGTGGGCGCGGACGAGCAGACCGAGGTCGATGGAGTCGATGAGGTGCACTCGGGTCAGGTCGACCACGAGGTGTCCTTCCACCTCGGCCGCGTGACGCAGGGCGGCGCGCAGGCTGTCACCGGTGTCGAGATCGACGTCACCGGTGGCGGCGACGGTCAGGTCGTCGAGATGGTCGATGCCGAGGATGCCGCCGGGACCGTGGTTGTCGTACGACGCGTGACCGCCACCAGGGATCGGCAGCAGGCTGCAGTGCGGGCAGCGGTGCGGGCCGGTGGCGAACGGGGAGCCACTCCAGCCGTGTTCGGACACCAGGGTCCAGACGACCTCGGCGTCGGGGAGCACACACGCGGTGGCCCTGATGGAGTCGCCGCAGGTGTCGCAGATCAGTGTCATCAGGTGATCGTCCGGGACGACGGTCATTCTGCTGGTCCTTCCTGGGCCCGCGTCCGTCGGTTCGGCGGGCACGGCTTTCGGGGTGGGGCTGCGGCGGTGGTCCGGCTCCCGCGCTCGACGTGTCAGGCGCCGGCGCGGCGGTCCCGCCCGGTGGTGGCCAGGACGACGACCTGGCGGGCTCGTCACTGAGAGGTGGCCACGGATGCTCGGCCATGGGCGACCAGAGCCGGCTGCGCCGAGGCGGGTTCTTGTCCCGTCGCCGGAGTGCCTGGCGCTGACGACGGGGGATCGGTGACGATCGGCAGGACCTGGTCCAGACGGGCAGTGTGCAGGATCCGCCGGATGCGGGGGTTCGGGTTGCGGATGGTGAGGACCCCGGCGGTACGGGCCAGCCGCCGGTGCACCTCGAGCAGCAGGCCGATGGCAGCGGCATCGATGTGCCGGCACCTGGACAGGTCGACCACGACCTGCGCGGGATCCAAGGCAAGCAACCGGTCGAACACGGCTCC is part of the Micromonospora cremea genome and encodes:
- a CDS encoding STAS domain-containing protein → MTVVPDDHLMTLICDTCGDSIRATACVLPDAEVVWTLVSEHGWSGSPFATGPHRCPHCSLLPIPGGGHASYDNHGPGGILGIDHLDDLTVAATGDVDLDTGDSLRAALRHAAEVEGHLVVDLTRVHLIDSIDLGLLVRAHREARDRGVTLCLAAPSRFVRTVLHTMRLDRAFPVFESRDEALAQLSQGPVSGHTASTATAARS
- a CDS encoding permease prefix domain 1-containing protein, with product MTVDNDLEGQIAEWRAYIHRRRELHHTDAEELEDHLRSRIAELTEAGLRADESFLIAVKRMGSLDDLSREFAREHSERLWKQLVLPGEPDAPTAARSRRELPVMVLCAAVAALAIKVPSWFGLDLSGDDDAGFYARNASLFALPALAAYFAWHRRVGPRVIGALALLFVLGAVAANAYPLADGSQTMVLTAIHLPLALWLVVGVAYAGGDWRSDRRRMDFIRFTGEWLIYFVLIGLGGGVLTGFTVNAFAAIGLDAEGFVQSWLLPCGAMAAVIVSAWLVEAKQSVIENMAPVLTRVFTPLFTAALLAFLVAVVWTTNGIDVERDALILFDLLLVLVLGMLLYAISARDLTARPGLFDRLQLALVVSALIIDVLVLAAITGRITEWGFSPNKTAALGENLVLLANLAWSAWLYLGFVRGRMPFARLERWQTRYVIVYAGWAWAVVLAFPPLFGFA
- a CDS encoding transglycosylase: MTITGLVTALLVGVTIGLLGRLIIPGRREAPMWLTVAVGVVAALAGTIVARLAGVDTHALNLLAVIIEVGLAGIAVVLVVATASSERSDST
- a CDS encoding STAS domain-containing protein; its protein translation is MPLVEVRVTELDRACLPAAGAVFDRLLALDPAQVVVDLSRCRHIDAAAIGLLLEVHRRLARTAGVLTIRNPNPRIRRILHTARLDQVLPIVTDPPSSAPGTPATGQEPASAQPALVAHGRASVATSQ
- a CDS encoding BON domain-containing protein, with product MYMPWPLPDENWFADASNQFEQDREDVRIEALVAQRLSVDWTTRRQQISVCVQNRVVILTGVVSDSETRQVAAELAYDVPGVFDVCNTLRLSGQRRSRR